A genome region from Eurosta solidaginis isolate ZX-2024a chromosome 2, ASM4086904v1, whole genome shotgun sequence includes the following:
- the LOC137242584 gene encoding uncharacterized protein — translation MDEHLLDFMYESSSESANTSGLTEEFMNSSGSTSENEEEHVPNEHFLDTIDGYTDQDFRKHFRMNRSTAHILIERYNTSALYSKKEHGGFCKVGAAKEIYMLLWYMANTSTFREIANRFNMAESNAWRVIRK, via the exons ATGGATGAACATTTGCTTGAT TTTATGTATGAATCGTCATCGGAATCGGCAAATACAAGCGGCTTGACTGAAGAATTCATGAATTCATCTGGAAGCACTTCGGAAAATGAAGAGGAACATGTTccaaatgaacattttttagaCACAATTGATGGTTATACAGATCAGGACTTCAGAAAACATTTTAGAATGAATCGGTCCACTGCGCATATTTTAATTG AACGGTATAATACAAGCGCACTTTATTCTAAAAAGGAACATGGAGGATTTTGCAAAGTTGGAGCTGCAAAAGAGATATATATGCTTTTGTGGTACATGGCAAATACCAGTACGTTTCGTGAAATAGCGAATCGTTTCAACATGGCTGAGTCAAATGCATGGAGAGTAATAAGGAAGTGA